In one Echinicola marina genomic region, the following are encoded:
- the istA gene encoding IS21 family transposase: protein MAGKTITMSNLKQIIRHRDNGMALQTISKTLGIARNTVKKYLQLIDSKGFSYGELLSMNDEELDALLSDPDHVSGERYQELISFFPYMEPELKRTGVNRWVLWGEYRQKHPDGYSYSQFCESFRQWRTGLSASMRIEHVPGDKFYIDFTGDRLSIVDPVTGELTDLEVYVATLGASQYSYVEAIPSQRKEDFIAATENALHYLGGVPRALVPDNLKSAVTKADKYEPAINPDFLDFANHYGCVVFPARSRKPQDKALVEKTVSIVYSRIYAPLRNKVYHDINTLNADIRHYLNIHNNTPFQKRPETRKELFDREEKGTLAPLPAERYELKQFKYATVTKTSHISLNPENHYYSIPYRYIGKKVKVVYSASYVSVFYDGERIAFHKRSLKERGYTTVQDHMPSAHRFVSDWNPEFFLNWAKGIHPEVRHYLQVILDSYPYPEQAYKSCLGILGYDKKAGRERLINAVIRAKHYNTYNYSVITRILNSGMDSIPLDTENKSDKSVDHENIRGAESFR from the coding sequence ATGGCAGGAAAAACGATAACCATGAGTAATCTCAAACAGATAATTCGCCACCGTGACAACGGAATGGCACTGCAGACCATCTCCAAAACCTTGGGAATTGCCCGGAACACGGTCAAGAAGTACCTTCAGCTGATTGATTCCAAAGGTTTTTCTTACGGAGAGCTTTTGTCCATGAATGACGAAGAGCTTGATGCCCTACTTTCTGATCCGGACCATGTTTCAGGGGAGCGGTACCAGGAGCTTATATCTTTTTTTCCCTATATGGAACCGGAGCTTAAACGGACCGGTGTGAACCGTTGGGTCCTGTGGGGAGAATACAGACAAAAACATCCTGACGGATACAGTTACTCACAGTTCTGTGAAAGCTTCAGGCAGTGGCGTACCGGTCTATCTGCCAGTATGAGAATTGAACATGTTCCGGGAGATAAATTCTATATAGACTTTACGGGTGATAGGCTGTCCATAGTAGATCCTGTAACAGGTGAACTCACTGATCTGGAAGTGTATGTTGCCACACTCGGAGCCAGTCAATACAGCTATGTAGAAGCCATTCCCTCCCAAAGAAAAGAAGACTTCATAGCAGCCACTGAAAATGCTTTACATTACCTGGGCGGTGTTCCCAGGGCCCTGGTGCCCGACAACCTCAAAAGCGCGGTCACCAAAGCCGACAAGTATGAACCGGCCATCAACCCCGATTTCCTGGACTTTGCCAACCATTACGGCTGTGTGGTCTTTCCGGCAAGGAGCAGGAAGCCGCAGGACAAGGCCTTGGTGGAAAAGACCGTCAGCATTGTCTACAGCAGGATATACGCCCCGCTCAGAAACAAAGTTTACCATGACATCAATACACTGAATGCGGATATACGGCACTACCTCAATATCCATAACAATACCCCTTTCCAGAAAAGACCGGAAACAAGGAAGGAGCTTTTCGACAGGGAAGAAAAGGGAACCCTGGCCCCCCTGCCTGCCGAAAGATATGAACTCAAACAGTTCAAGTATGCCACCGTCACTAAAACCTCCCACATATCCCTGAACCCTGAAAACCATTATTATTCTATTCCCTACAGGTATATCGGCAAAAAAGTCAAGGTTGTGTACTCAGCCAGTTACGTTTCTGTTTTCTACGATGGGGAAAGGATCGCTTTTCATAAAAGAAGCCTTAAGGAGCGCGGATACACTACGGTCCAGGACCATATGCCTTCAGCCCACAGGTTTGTAAGTGACTGGAACCCTGAATTCTTCCTGAACTGGGCAAAAGGGATACATCCTGAAGTCCGGCATTATTTACAGGTTATCCTCGACAGTTACCCGTATCCGGAACAGGCCTATAAAAGCTGTCTGGGGATTTTGGGATATGATAAAAAGGCAGGCAGGGAAAGGCTCATAAACGCAGTAATACGTGCCAAACACTACAACACTTATAATTATTCGGTCATCACCAGAATACTCAACAGCGGGATGGATTCAATCCCTTTAGATACTGAAAACAAGTCCGATAAATCAGTTGACCACGAAAACATAAGGGGAGCGGAAAGCTTCAGGTAA
- the istB gene encoding IS21-like element helper ATPase IstB — MTQSIALNQMSKMKFHGMMEAYKTILDSNKHHDLNPEELINHLLQAEWEERENRKINRLYKTAKFRYSATVEELEFSPNRGLDKMQVLRLADMSFIKRKENILITGATGAGKSYIASALGNQACMQGVRTQYYNTTKLFPKLKMLKADGSYIKEIARIEKQDLLILDDFGIQQLDEMARMALLEIIEDRHGRASTIVVSQLPVTKWFETIGDSTIADAILDRLVHTAHRIELKGESMRKKQ, encoded by the coding sequence ATGACACAGAGCATCGCATTGAACCAGATGTCCAAAATGAAGTTTCACGGAATGATGGAAGCATACAAAACCATTCTGGACAGCAACAAACATCATGATCTCAATCCCGAAGAGCTTATAAACCATCTCTTGCAGGCAGAATGGGAAGAAAGAGAGAACAGGAAAATCAACAGACTGTACAAAACGGCAAAGTTCAGGTACAGTGCCACTGTTGAAGAGCTTGAGTTCTCTCCAAACCGGGGGCTGGATAAAATGCAGGTCCTCAGACTTGCTGATATGTCCTTTATTAAACGAAAAGAAAACATACTGATCACAGGAGCAACAGGGGCCGGCAAAAGCTACATTGCTTCGGCCCTGGGAAACCAAGCCTGTATGCAAGGGGTCAGAACCCAATATTATAATACCACCAAGCTGTTCCCGAAACTCAAAATGCTGAAAGCTGACGGCTCATATATCAAAGAGATAGCGAGAATAGAAAAACAGGATTTATTGATCCTGGATGACTTCGGCATTCAGCAACTGGATGAAATGGCAAGAATGGCCCTGCTTGAAATCATAGAAGACCGCCATGGAAGGGCTTCAACAATAGTGGTATCACAACTTCCGGTTACAAAATGGTTCGAAACCATAGGTGACAGTACCATAGCCGACGCTATTCTCGACAGACTGGTGCACACCGCACACAGAATCGAGCTAAAAGGAGAATCAATGAGAAAAAAACAATAA